A window of the Oncorhynchus masou masou isolate Uvic2021 chromosome 13, UVic_Omas_1.1, whole genome shotgun sequence genome harbors these coding sequences:
- the LOC135552822 gene encoding stAR-related lipid transfer protein 13-like isoform X4 translates to MMKITKLEAKEACDWLRAAGFPQYAQLFEDSQFPIDISPVKKDHDFLDNDLVEPLCRRLNTLNKCASMKLDVNLPKKKSEDSDEEDLFAISDRWTFECTSRRWSRLKGEGHSPREGEGQGLQTTTSSESVLTDLSEPEVSSLHSESSGGSGHQAVSTEDSDSSNRNYYDSAAMPEPDSTSLTLPHLPKHLPYYGSLPAKNGLARRTRAKDFLHRMETLRSRGTLGRGHSKKLVISAPVLQTEPQALKTLRCVEITNGDRSGAEVITGGPILGLNPQCPSSSEGSHSSGSTVSSPSLQERKPHSQRTDRSDAKRSGMYLEDLAVFSSLQRIGGVAQGKRGVAEHNQRNEFRSYENLVVHIPKDHKPGTFPKALSIESLSPILGASVPCHSDHINPLEPQPNPHPTYNPREFHHCPLTQFCPRGSRISVYDNVPGSHLYASTGDLLDLEKEDLFPHLDDILQHVNGLQQIVDRWSKNILPSAGLDTQGIQPAGLKSSSQITLDFEGTSVLEGQSGQSDVDRDGVSLIETHCTGHRERRDSGVGASLTRPNRLRWPSFQMSNRLSHSVASLQITNQSAGQLSLLQKFSLLRLTAIMEKYSMSNKHGWTWSVPKFMKRMKVPDYKDKNVFGVPLIVHVQRSGQPLPLSLQQALRYLRSQCLDQVGLFRKSGVKSRIQALRQMNESSPDDVSYEDQSAYDVADMVKQFFRDLPEPLLTSKLGETFLHIYQYVPKDQRLQAVQTAIMLMSDENREVLQMLLCFLSDVTSSVEENQMTPMNIAVCLAPSLFHLNILKKDNLSPRAMQRKYTTGRPDQKDLNENLAATQGLAHMIIECNRLFEIPHEMVTQSRNSYVEADLHTPTLEELCRQQEEDDASYQTEARPCQTHSETRPQNLYQSYIESRLQEFLKEAREKAKGWVSCTSSDNTELYCKKVGDGNPLRQWRVAVEVEAPPSVLLNRVLRERHLWDVDLLQCKVAETLDRHTEVFHYVLNRMPPHPSRDFLVLRSWRTDLPKGTCALMCVSVEHEDCPRVGGVRAVVLESNYLLEPCGSGKSRLTHICRVDLKGRSPEWYNKAFGHLCAAEAARIRNSFQPISTEGPETKI, encoded by the exons ATGATGAAGATAACCA AACTCGAGGCAAAGGAGGCGTGTGATTGGCTACGAGCGGCAGGATTCCCCCAATACGCTCAGCTCTTTGAAG actctcagTTTCCCATCGACATCTCTCCTGTGAAGAAAGACCATGACTTTCTGGACAACGACCTGGTGGAACCTCTCTGCAG GCGACTCAACACCTTGAACAAGTGTGCCTCTATGAAACTAGACGTCAACCTCCCTAAGAAAAAG AGTGAAGACTCTGATGAGGAGGACCTGTTTGCCATCAGTGACAGATGGACGTTTGAGTGTACGAGCCGCCGCTGGTCCAGACTAAAGGGGGAGGGGCATAGTcccagggagggggaggggcagggccTGCAGACCACCACCAGTAGCGAGAGTGTTCTAACTGACCTCAGCGAACCAGAGGTCTCATCTCTCCACAGTGAGAGCAGTGGGGGGAGTGGCCACCAGGCTGTGAGCACAGAGGACTCCGACAGCTCTAACAGGAACTACTACGACTCTGCAGCGATGCCTGAACCTGACTCCACCTCCCTTACCCTACCACACCTCCCTAAGCACCTCCCCTACTACGGCTCGCTGCCCGCCAAAAACGGCCTCGCCAGACGGACCCGAGCCAAGGACTTCCTGCACCGCATGGAGACCCTACGTTCCCGGGGCACGCTGGGTAGGGGGCATAGCAAGAAGCTGGTGATCAGTGCTCCGGTACTGCAGACAGAGCCACAGGCCCTGAAGACGCTGCGCTGCGTGGAGATCACCAATGGGGACAGGTCGGGGGCGGAGGTAATCACTGGGGGACCTATCCTAGGGCTAAACCCCCAGTGCCCCTCCAGCAGCGAGGGCAGCCACTCCAGCGGCAGCACTGTCTCATCCCCCAGTCTGCAGGAGAGGAAGCCCCACTCCCAGCGGACGGACCGGTCCGACGCCAAGCGCAGTGGCATGTATCTGGAGGACTTGGCCGTGTTCTCCAGCCTGCAGCGGATCGGTGGCGTGGCCCAGGGCAAGAGGGGCGTGGCCGAACACAATCAGCGTAACGAGTTCCGCTCCTACGAGAACCTGGTGGTCCACATCCCCAAAGACCACAAGCCTGGCACCTTCCCCAAGGCTCTGTCCATAGAGAGCCTCTCCCCCATCCTGGGGGCCTCTGTCCCCTGCCACAGCGACCACATCAACCCCCTGGAGCCCCAGCCCAACCCCCACCCTACCTACAACCCCAGGGAGTTCCACCACTGTCCGCTCACCCAGTTCTGCCCACGGGGCAGTAGGATCAGTGTGTACGACAACGTCCCTGGGTCTCACCTCTATGCCTCTACTGGAGACCTGCTGGACCTGGAGAAGGAAGACCTGTTCCCCCACCTGGATGACATCCTGCAGCACGTCAACGGCCTGCAGCAGATAGTGGACCGCTGGTCCAAGAACATTCTGCCCTCTGCAGGCCTGGACACACAGGGGATCCAGCCTGCAGGTCTGAAGTCATCCAGCCAGATCACGCTGGACTTTGAGGGGACGTCCGTTCTGGAGGGACAGAGTGGACAGAGTGACGTGGACAGAGACGGCGTGTCCCTCATTGAGACTCACTGTAcaggacatagagagaggagggactcGGGGGTGGGAGCATCACTAACCAGACCCAACCG TCTGCGATGGCCCAGCTTCCAGATGTCCAACCGGCTCAGCCACTCAGTGGCCTCGCTCCAGATCACCAACCAATCAGCAGGCCAGCTCAGCCTGCTGCAGAAGTTCTCTCTCCTCCGCCTCACTGCCATCATGGAGAAATACTCCATGTCCAACAAACACGGATGGACCTG GTCAGTTCCAAAGTTCATGAAGAGGATGAAAGTTCCAGACTACAAGGACAAGAATGTGTTTGGTGTTCCTCTGATCGTTCACGTCCAGCGCTCTGGTCAGCCCCTCCCCCTCAGTCTGCAGCAGGCCCTCCGATACCTCAGGAGCCAGTGTCTAGACCAG GTGGGTCTGTTCCGTAAGTCTGGTGTGAAGTCTCGTATCCAGGCGCTGAGGCAGATGAATGAGTCGTCTCCTGATGATGTCAGCTACGAGGACCAGTCAGCGTACGACGTAGCAGACATGGTCAAACAGTTCTTCAGAGACCTGCCTGAACCTCTACTGACCAGCAAGCTGGGAGAGACCTTCCTACACATCTACCAGT atgTTCCTAAGGACCAGCGGTTGCAGGCTGTGCAGACGGCCATCATGCTGATGTCAGACGAGAACAGGGAGGTGCTCCAGATGCTGCTCTGCTTCCTGTCTGACGTCACTTCCTCTGTGGAGGAGAACCAGATGACTCCCATGAACATCGCTGTGTGTCTGGCCCCGTCCCTGTTCCACCTCAACATCCTGAAGAAGGACAACCTCTCACCCAG GGCCATGCAGAGGAAGTACACAACAGGACGGCCCGACCAGAAGGACCTGAATGAGAACCTTGCCGCGACGCAGGGACTCGCCCACATGATCATAGAGTGCAACCGACTGTTTGAG ATTCCCCACGAGATGGTGACTCAGTCCAGGAACTCGTACGTGGAGGCGGACCTTCACACTCCCACCTTAGAGGAGCTCTGTAGACAGCAGGAGGAGGACGATGCGTCCTACCAGACAGAGGCCAGACCCTGCCAGACACACTCCGAGACCAGACCGCAGAACCTGTACCAGAGCTACATAGAGAGCAGGCTGCAGGAGTTCCTGAAGGAGGCCAGAGAGAAGGCTAAGGGCTGGGTGTCCTGCACCAGCTCAGACAACACTGAGCTCTACTGTAAGAAGGTGGGTGATGGGAACCCTTTGCGGCAGTGGCGTGTGGCGGTGGAAGTGGAGGCCCCTCCCTCAGTTTTGTTGAACCGCGTGCTGCGAGAGCGCCACCTGTGGGATGTGGACCTGCTACAGTGCAAGGTAGCTGAGACTCTGGACAGACACACTGAGGTGTTCCACTATGTCCTCAACCGCATGCCCCCACACCCCAGCAGAGACTTCCTGGTCCTACG gTCGTGGAGGACTGACCTTCCCAAGGGGACGTGCGCattgatgtgtgtgtctgtagaacatGAGGACTGTCCCCGGGTCGGTGGGGTGAGGGCCGTGGTTCTAGAGTCCAACTACCTTCTAGAACCCTGCGGCTCTGGGAAGTCCAGACTCACTCACATCTGCAGGGTGGACCTCAA GGGGAGGAGTCCGGAGTGGTACAACAAGGCCTTTGGTCACCTCTGTGCTGCTGAAGCTGCTCGTATTCGCAACTCCTTCCAACCAATCAGCACAGAGGGGCCAGAGACCAAGATCTGA
- the LOC135552822 gene encoding stAR-related lipid transfer protein 13-like isoform X7, whose protein sequence is MCSKMTNAGAELEAKEACDWLRAAGFPQYAQLFEDSQFPIDISPVKKDHDFLDNDLVEPLCRRLNTLNKCASMKLDVNLPKKKSEDSDEEDLFAISDRWTFECTSRRWSRLKGEGHSPREGEGQGLQTTTSSESVLTDLSEPEVSSLHSESSGGSGHQAVSTEDSDSSNRNYYDSAAMPEPDSTSLTLPHLPKHLPYYGSLPAKNGLARRTRAKDFLHRMETLRSRGTLGRGHSKKLVISAPVLQTEPQALKTLRCVEITNGDRSGAEVITGGPILGLNPQCPSSSEGSHSSGSTVSSPSLQERKPHSQRTDRSDAKRSGMYLEDLAVFSSLQRIGGVAQGKRGVAEHNQRNEFRSYENLVVHIPKDHKPGTFPKALSIESLSPILGASVPCHSDHINPLEPQPNPHPTYNPREFHHCPLTQFCPRGSRISVYDNVPGSHLYASTGDLLDLEKEDLFPHLDDILQHVNGLQQIVDRWSKNILPSAGLDTQGIQPAGLKSSSQITLDFEGTSVLEGQSGQSDVDRDGVSLIETHCTGHRERRDSGVGASLTRPNRLRWPSFQMSNRLSHSVASLQITNQSAGQLSLLQKFSLLRLTAIMEKYSMSNKHGWTWSVPKFMKRMKVPDYKDKNVFGVPLIVHVQRSGQPLPLSLQQALRYLRSQCLDQVGLFRKSGVKSRIQALRQMNESSPDDVSYEDQSAYDVADMVKQFFRDLPEPLLTSKLGETFLHIYQYVPKDQRLQAVQTAIMLMSDENREVLQMLLCFLSDVTSSVEENQMTPMNIAVCLAPSLFHLNILKKDNLSPRAMQRKYTTGRPDQKDLNENLAATQGLAHMIIECNRLFEIPHEMVTQSRNSYVEADLHTPTLEELCRQQEEDDASYQTEARPCQTHSETRPQNLYQSYIESRLQEFLKEAREKAKGWVSCTSSDNTELYCKKVGDGNPLRQWRVAVEVEAPPSVLLNRVLRERHLWDVDLLQCKVAETLDRHTEVFHYVLNRMPPHPSRDFLVLRSWRTDLPKGTCALMCVSVEHEDCPRVGGVRAVVLESNYLLEPCGSGKSRLTHICRVDLKGRSPEWYNKAFGHLCAAEAARIRNSFQPISTEGPETKI, encoded by the exons AACTCGAGGCAAAGGAGGCGTGTGATTGGCTACGAGCGGCAGGATTCCCCCAATACGCTCAGCTCTTTGAAG actctcagTTTCCCATCGACATCTCTCCTGTGAAGAAAGACCATGACTTTCTGGACAACGACCTGGTGGAACCTCTCTGCAG GCGACTCAACACCTTGAACAAGTGTGCCTCTATGAAACTAGACGTCAACCTCCCTAAGAAAAAG AGTGAAGACTCTGATGAGGAGGACCTGTTTGCCATCAGTGACAGATGGACGTTTGAGTGTACGAGCCGCCGCTGGTCCAGACTAAAGGGGGAGGGGCATAGTcccagggagggggaggggcagggccTGCAGACCACCACCAGTAGCGAGAGTGTTCTAACTGACCTCAGCGAACCAGAGGTCTCATCTCTCCACAGTGAGAGCAGTGGGGGGAGTGGCCACCAGGCTGTGAGCACAGAGGACTCCGACAGCTCTAACAGGAACTACTACGACTCTGCAGCGATGCCTGAACCTGACTCCACCTCCCTTACCCTACCACACCTCCCTAAGCACCTCCCCTACTACGGCTCGCTGCCCGCCAAAAACGGCCTCGCCAGACGGACCCGAGCCAAGGACTTCCTGCACCGCATGGAGACCCTACGTTCCCGGGGCACGCTGGGTAGGGGGCATAGCAAGAAGCTGGTGATCAGTGCTCCGGTACTGCAGACAGAGCCACAGGCCCTGAAGACGCTGCGCTGCGTGGAGATCACCAATGGGGACAGGTCGGGGGCGGAGGTAATCACTGGGGGACCTATCCTAGGGCTAAACCCCCAGTGCCCCTCCAGCAGCGAGGGCAGCCACTCCAGCGGCAGCACTGTCTCATCCCCCAGTCTGCAGGAGAGGAAGCCCCACTCCCAGCGGACGGACCGGTCCGACGCCAAGCGCAGTGGCATGTATCTGGAGGACTTGGCCGTGTTCTCCAGCCTGCAGCGGATCGGTGGCGTGGCCCAGGGCAAGAGGGGCGTGGCCGAACACAATCAGCGTAACGAGTTCCGCTCCTACGAGAACCTGGTGGTCCACATCCCCAAAGACCACAAGCCTGGCACCTTCCCCAAGGCTCTGTCCATAGAGAGCCTCTCCCCCATCCTGGGGGCCTCTGTCCCCTGCCACAGCGACCACATCAACCCCCTGGAGCCCCAGCCCAACCCCCACCCTACCTACAACCCCAGGGAGTTCCACCACTGTCCGCTCACCCAGTTCTGCCCACGGGGCAGTAGGATCAGTGTGTACGACAACGTCCCTGGGTCTCACCTCTATGCCTCTACTGGAGACCTGCTGGACCTGGAGAAGGAAGACCTGTTCCCCCACCTGGATGACATCCTGCAGCACGTCAACGGCCTGCAGCAGATAGTGGACCGCTGGTCCAAGAACATTCTGCCCTCTGCAGGCCTGGACACACAGGGGATCCAGCCTGCAGGTCTGAAGTCATCCAGCCAGATCACGCTGGACTTTGAGGGGACGTCCGTTCTGGAGGGACAGAGTGGACAGAGTGACGTGGACAGAGACGGCGTGTCCCTCATTGAGACTCACTGTAcaggacatagagagaggagggactcGGGGGTGGGAGCATCACTAACCAGACCCAACCG TCTGCGATGGCCCAGCTTCCAGATGTCCAACCGGCTCAGCCACTCAGTGGCCTCGCTCCAGATCACCAACCAATCAGCAGGCCAGCTCAGCCTGCTGCAGAAGTTCTCTCTCCTCCGCCTCACTGCCATCATGGAGAAATACTCCATGTCCAACAAACACGGATGGACCTG GTCAGTTCCAAAGTTCATGAAGAGGATGAAAGTTCCAGACTACAAGGACAAGAATGTGTTTGGTGTTCCTCTGATCGTTCACGTCCAGCGCTCTGGTCAGCCCCTCCCCCTCAGTCTGCAGCAGGCCCTCCGATACCTCAGGAGCCAGTGTCTAGACCAG GTGGGTCTGTTCCGTAAGTCTGGTGTGAAGTCTCGTATCCAGGCGCTGAGGCAGATGAATGAGTCGTCTCCTGATGATGTCAGCTACGAGGACCAGTCAGCGTACGACGTAGCAGACATGGTCAAACAGTTCTTCAGAGACCTGCCTGAACCTCTACTGACCAGCAAGCTGGGAGAGACCTTCCTACACATCTACCAGT atgTTCCTAAGGACCAGCGGTTGCAGGCTGTGCAGACGGCCATCATGCTGATGTCAGACGAGAACAGGGAGGTGCTCCAGATGCTGCTCTGCTTCCTGTCTGACGTCACTTCCTCTGTGGAGGAGAACCAGATGACTCCCATGAACATCGCTGTGTGTCTGGCCCCGTCCCTGTTCCACCTCAACATCCTGAAGAAGGACAACCTCTCACCCAG GGCCATGCAGAGGAAGTACACAACAGGACGGCCCGACCAGAAGGACCTGAATGAGAACCTTGCCGCGACGCAGGGACTCGCCCACATGATCATAGAGTGCAACCGACTGTTTGAG ATTCCCCACGAGATGGTGACTCAGTCCAGGAACTCGTACGTGGAGGCGGACCTTCACACTCCCACCTTAGAGGAGCTCTGTAGACAGCAGGAGGAGGACGATGCGTCCTACCAGACAGAGGCCAGACCCTGCCAGACACACTCCGAGACCAGACCGCAGAACCTGTACCAGAGCTACATAGAGAGCAGGCTGCAGGAGTTCCTGAAGGAGGCCAGAGAGAAGGCTAAGGGCTGGGTGTCCTGCACCAGCTCAGACAACACTGAGCTCTACTGTAAGAAGGTGGGTGATGGGAACCCTTTGCGGCAGTGGCGTGTGGCGGTGGAAGTGGAGGCCCCTCCCTCAGTTTTGTTGAACCGCGTGCTGCGAGAGCGCCACCTGTGGGATGTGGACCTGCTACAGTGCAAGGTAGCTGAGACTCTGGACAGACACACTGAGGTGTTCCACTATGTCCTCAACCGCATGCCCCCACACCCCAGCAGAGACTTCCTGGTCCTACG gTCGTGGAGGACTGACCTTCCCAAGGGGACGTGCGCattgatgtgtgtgtctgtagaacatGAGGACTGTCCCCGGGTCGGTGGGGTGAGGGCCGTGGTTCTAGAGTCCAACTACCTTCTAGAACCCTGCGGCTCTGGGAAGTCCAGACTCACTCACATCTGCAGGGTGGACCTCAA GGGGAGGAGTCCGGAGTGGTACAACAAGGCCTTTGGTCACCTCTGTGCTGCTGAAGCTGCTCGTATTCGCAACTCCTTCCAACCAATCAGCACAGAGGGGCCAGAGACCAAGATCTGA
- the LOC135552822 gene encoding stAR-related lipid transfer protein 13-like isoform X6, whose amino-acid sequence MKLDVNLPKKKSEDSDEEDLFAISDRWTFECTSRRWSRLKGEGHSPREGEGQGLQTTTSSESVLTDLSEPEVSSLHSESSGGSGHQAVSTEDSDSSNRNYYDSAAMPEPDSTSLTLPHLPKHLPYYGSLPAKNGLARRTRAKDFLHRMETLRSRGTLGRGHSKKLVISAPVLQTEPQALKTLRCVEITNGDRSGAEVITGGPILGLNPQCPSSSEGSHSSGSTVSSPSLQERKPHSQRTDRSDAKRSGMYLEDLAVFSSLQRIGGVAQGKRGVAEHNQRNEFRSYENLVVHIPKDHKPGTFPKALSIESLSPILGASVPCHSDHINPLEPQPNPHPTYNPREFHHCPLTQFCPRGSRISVYDNVPGSHLYASTGDLLDLEKEDLFPHLDDILQHVNGLQQIVDRWSKNILPSAGLDTQGIQPAGLKSSSQITLDFEGTSVLEGQSGQSDVDRDGVSLIETHCTGHRERRDSGVGASLTRPNRLRWPSFQMSNRLSHSVASLQITNQSAGQLSLLQKFSLLRLTAIMEKYSMSNKHGWTWSVPKFMKRMKVPDYKDKNVFGVPLIVHVQRSGQPLPLSLQQALRYLRSQCLDQVGLFRKSGVKSRIQALRQMNESSPDDVSYEDQSAYDVADMVKQFFRDLPEPLLTSKLGETFLHIYQYVPKDQRLQAVQTAIMLMSDENREVLQMLLCFLSDVTSSVEENQMTPMNIAVCLAPSLFHLNILKKDNLSPRAMQRKYTTGRPDQKDLNENLAATQGLAHMIIECNRLFEIPHEMVTQSRNSYVEADLHTPTLEELCRQQEEDDASYQTEARPCQTHSETRPQNLYQSYIESRLQEFLKEAREKAKGWVSCTSSDNTELYCKKVGDGNPLRQWRVAVEVEAPPSVLLNRVLRERHLWDVDLLQCKVAETLDRHTEVFHYVLNRMPPHPSRDFLVLRSWRTDLPKGTCALMCVSVEHEDCPRVGGVRAVVLESNYLLEPCGSGKSRLTHICRVDLKGRSPEWYNKAFGHLCAAEAARIRNSFQPISTEGPETKI is encoded by the exons ATGAAACTAGACGTCAACCTCCCTAAGAAAAAG AGTGAAGACTCTGATGAGGAGGACCTGTTTGCCATCAGTGACAGATGGACGTTTGAGTGTACGAGCCGCCGCTGGTCCAGACTAAAGGGGGAGGGGCATAGTcccagggagggggaggggcagggccTGCAGACCACCACCAGTAGCGAGAGTGTTCTAACTGACCTCAGCGAACCAGAGGTCTCATCTCTCCACAGTGAGAGCAGTGGGGGGAGTGGCCACCAGGCTGTGAGCACAGAGGACTCCGACAGCTCTAACAGGAACTACTACGACTCTGCAGCGATGCCTGAACCTGACTCCACCTCCCTTACCCTACCACACCTCCCTAAGCACCTCCCCTACTACGGCTCGCTGCCCGCCAAAAACGGCCTCGCCAGACGGACCCGAGCCAAGGACTTCCTGCACCGCATGGAGACCCTACGTTCCCGGGGCACGCTGGGTAGGGGGCATAGCAAGAAGCTGGTGATCAGTGCTCCGGTACTGCAGACAGAGCCACAGGCCCTGAAGACGCTGCGCTGCGTGGAGATCACCAATGGGGACAGGTCGGGGGCGGAGGTAATCACTGGGGGACCTATCCTAGGGCTAAACCCCCAGTGCCCCTCCAGCAGCGAGGGCAGCCACTCCAGCGGCAGCACTGTCTCATCCCCCAGTCTGCAGGAGAGGAAGCCCCACTCCCAGCGGACGGACCGGTCCGACGCCAAGCGCAGTGGCATGTATCTGGAGGACTTGGCCGTGTTCTCCAGCCTGCAGCGGATCGGTGGCGTGGCCCAGGGCAAGAGGGGCGTGGCCGAACACAATCAGCGTAACGAGTTCCGCTCCTACGAGAACCTGGTGGTCCACATCCCCAAAGACCACAAGCCTGGCACCTTCCCCAAGGCTCTGTCCATAGAGAGCCTCTCCCCCATCCTGGGGGCCTCTGTCCCCTGCCACAGCGACCACATCAACCCCCTGGAGCCCCAGCCCAACCCCCACCCTACCTACAACCCCAGGGAGTTCCACCACTGTCCGCTCACCCAGTTCTGCCCACGGGGCAGTAGGATCAGTGTGTACGACAACGTCCCTGGGTCTCACCTCTATGCCTCTACTGGAGACCTGCTGGACCTGGAGAAGGAAGACCTGTTCCCCCACCTGGATGACATCCTGCAGCACGTCAACGGCCTGCAGCAGATAGTGGACCGCTGGTCCAAGAACATTCTGCCCTCTGCAGGCCTGGACACACAGGGGATCCAGCCTGCAGGTCTGAAGTCATCCAGCCAGATCACGCTGGACTTTGAGGGGACGTCCGTTCTGGAGGGACAGAGTGGACAGAGTGACGTGGACAGAGACGGCGTGTCCCTCATTGAGACTCACTGTAcaggacatagagagaggagggactcGGGGGTGGGAGCATCACTAACCAGACCCAACCG TCTGCGATGGCCCAGCTTCCAGATGTCCAACCGGCTCAGCCACTCAGTGGCCTCGCTCCAGATCACCAACCAATCAGCAGGCCAGCTCAGCCTGCTGCAGAAGTTCTCTCTCCTCCGCCTCACTGCCATCATGGAGAAATACTCCATGTCCAACAAACACGGATGGACCTG GTCAGTTCCAAAGTTCATGAAGAGGATGAAAGTTCCAGACTACAAGGACAAGAATGTGTTTGGTGTTCCTCTGATCGTTCACGTCCAGCGCTCTGGTCAGCCCCTCCCCCTCAGTCTGCAGCAGGCCCTCCGATACCTCAGGAGCCAGTGTCTAGACCAG GTGGGTCTGTTCCGTAAGTCTGGTGTGAAGTCTCGTATCCAGGCGCTGAGGCAGATGAATGAGTCGTCTCCTGATGATGTCAGCTACGAGGACCAGTCAGCGTACGACGTAGCAGACATGGTCAAACAGTTCTTCAGAGACCTGCCTGAACCTCTACTGACCAGCAAGCTGGGAGAGACCTTCCTACACATCTACCAGT atgTTCCTAAGGACCAGCGGTTGCAGGCTGTGCAGACGGCCATCATGCTGATGTCAGACGAGAACAGGGAGGTGCTCCAGATGCTGCTCTGCTTCCTGTCTGACGTCACTTCCTCTGTGGAGGAGAACCAGATGACTCCCATGAACATCGCTGTGTGTCTGGCCCCGTCCCTGTTCCACCTCAACATCCTGAAGAAGGACAACCTCTCACCCAG GGCCATGCAGAGGAAGTACACAACAGGACGGCCCGACCAGAAGGACCTGAATGAGAACCTTGCCGCGACGCAGGGACTCGCCCACATGATCATAGAGTGCAACCGACTGTTTGAG ATTCCCCACGAGATGGTGACTCAGTCCAGGAACTCGTACGTGGAGGCGGACCTTCACACTCCCACCTTAGAGGAGCTCTGTAGACAGCAGGAGGAGGACGATGCGTCCTACCAGACAGAGGCCAGACCCTGCCAGACACACTCCGAGACCAGACCGCAGAACCTGTACCAGAGCTACATAGAGAGCAGGCTGCAGGAGTTCCTGAAGGAGGCCAGAGAGAAGGCTAAGGGCTGGGTGTCCTGCACCAGCTCAGACAACACTGAGCTCTACTGTAAGAAGGTGGGTGATGGGAACCCTTTGCGGCAGTGGCGTGTGGCGGTGGAAGTGGAGGCCCCTCCCTCAGTTTTGTTGAACCGCGTGCTGCGAGAGCGCCACCTGTGGGATGTGGACCTGCTACAGTGCAAGGTAGCTGAGACTCTGGACAGACACACTGAGGTGTTCCACTATGTCCTCAACCGCATGCCCCCACACCCCAGCAGAGACTTCCTGGTCCTACG gTCGTGGAGGACTGACCTTCCCAAGGGGACGTGCGCattgatgtgtgtgtctgtagaacatGAGGACTGTCCCCGGGTCGGTGGGGTGAGGGCCGTGGTTCTAGAGTCCAACTACCTTCTAGAACCCTGCGGCTCTGGGAAGTCCAGACTCACTCACATCTGCAGGGTGGACCTCAA GGGGAGGAGTCCGGAGTGGTACAACAAGGCCTTTGGTCACCTCTGTGCTGCTGAAGCTGCTCGTATTCGCAACTCCTTCCAACCAATCAGCACAGAGGGGCCAGAGACCAAGATCTGA